In Salvia miltiorrhiza cultivar Shanhuang (shh) chromosome 4, IMPLAD_Smil_shh, whole genome shotgun sequence, the DNA window CGACAGCAAAAATCAAAGCTCAAGActtcttttttcctttctttttctttggcaGATTATGCTTAAAATCAAGGAACAAATTGATGCTTCAAGATTCGACCTTTTCTTTATAAAACATGCGATGTATGTATATAAATGTGTATATGTCAGTTTGATTGAAAAGCTTGAAATGTGTTGCTCTGTATAATGGTTTACTGGAATGGCACAAACGAAGTGCTTGATTAAAGCTGTAAAAGCTAATGAGATGAAGGGGTTCAAGAGGGAACCTTTATTACTTGTGAATTTCTCGAATCTGAAATGGAGGAAATATCTGAATCTGCTTGATTGCTGGAAGTTGGAAACATAAACATAGTTAAAATGGAGGGTTGTATCcccaaggaagaagaagagaattgGTTGGAACACTTACCTCTGCACTTTAAACTTTGTTGGGTGTGTTGAAACGAGAAGGAGAAAGTGGATGAAATAATAGAAGGAAACTTGGCTTTTGTATAATTGAAGTGGCAGAGGATTGAGGATGAGATTGCCTGCAAAAGCATGGCTGAAATTTGACCTTTGGGGTCTGAGATTGGAGGCTGCCACAGAGAGTAGGGTGGCGGGTAGGGTGGCTGTAAGAGGCATAGGTTATGAGTGCCAATTGGACACTCCAAAATCCATCAGGATAAAATCGTCGAGACTGTACTAAtgcttcagggtttgctaattaaaagctcgtgaaaatgcttgaatgttaaattaaataaatatgcaatgcatataaatttaataactaaatttacaaatacttttgtaaatcatttttgttggaattaaaataaatttcttttctttatccggtgtgaatcatcttaatctaagttcaaagttattctaaacttagctcgaggaaacggggtattacatccctccctccttaaaaaaaaaaatttgtccccgaaattacataccttgataatctagctggggatacttgactttcattgaatcttcaagttcccatgtggcctcttccatcccgtgatggttccacttcactTTAACGAGAACGATGTTCTTGttacgtaaaacttgaaccttgcgatcaagtatctggactggtttctcttcataacttaagtctTGGGCTAGTACCACTTCATCGTGCTTAATCacatgttttggatcaaacacatactttcttaattgagagacatgaaacacattgtgcacgtctccaatactaggcggcaatgccaacctataggctacagggcctatctcatctaggatctcaaaaggtcctatataacggggtcgtaacttgcccctctttccgaaacgtataactccctttgaaggAGAAACTTTAAGGAAAACTCGAttcccaacattgaattctaactccgatcggtgtttatcggcgtaagacttttgtctatcttgagcttttttgattctttgcttgatgtggtcgactttctcaaccatctgttggaccagttcaggacctaacaactttctttcacccacttcatcccagtaaagtggtgaacgacattttcggccatacaaagcctcatatggagccattccaattgttacttgataactgttgttataagcaaattctacaagaggtaacaaatcctcccaacttccacctttgtctgcgacaattgttcgcaacatatcttctagaatctgaatcgttctttctgactgcccgtcagtctgagggtggtacgctgtgctgaagttcagctgagtgcccattgcatcttgtaaacttttccagaaacgcgatgtaaatctggtgtcacgatctgacgtgatagatacaggtacaccgtgaaggcgtactatctctttgacatataactttgcaagtttctccaatccaaaagtcatttgaattggcagaaagtgcgctgactttgataatcggtccactatgacccaaataGCAGTGTTTCCACGTGCTGACTTTGGTAGACTCACTACGAAGTCCATGttaatgtgctcccacttctACTCGGGGATAggtagtggttgcagcattccatacggcctctgatgcacggccttcacttgttgacaagcgagaCATCGTTCCACAAACAacgctacatctcttttcattcctttccacctagaaaattttcttcaaatcctggtacatctttgtgctgcctggatgtgcagtgtaaggagtatcatgagcctcgctcataatctcgttctttaattcttctttgtgtggcacacacaatctttcaccaaccataagtgcgttatcctttgcttcagtgaatcctttcatttcattcgttcttgcagcgagacgcatcttctctaagaaccaatcttctctttgtgcttgcacaattctttctctcaaatcaggtttagctgtcagcgcagctacacaacccgatactgaaTCTGGAGGGTAAACAATTtctaaactgagtgaggcgaacTCACGAATCAGCTCCTTCTGTTGGGtaatgaaataccctagcttagcctttgcctttcgactcagggcgtcagctactacattcgcttttcctggatggtaactgatggtgcaatcgtaatcctttactaattcgagccatcttcattgtctcatgttcaaatctttttgctcgaagaagtactttaaactcttatgatctgtaaagatctcacacctaactccatagaggtagtgtctccaaatcttcagcgcgtgcacgacggctgctagttctaaatcatgagtcgggtagttcagctcatggggcttcaattgacgagacgcgtatgctatcactttctgattttgcatcaacacgcaacccaatcctagtttcgaggcatcagtaTACACCACGAATCATTCGttctcttctggtattgctaacatTGGTGCAGTAGTTAGCCTAGTCTTGAGttccttaaaactttgttcgcacgcttcagaccaaacgtatttagtcccttttttcaaaagctgagtcattggcctagccaattttggagaatccttcgatgaatcttctgtagtaacctgctagaccgaggaaactcctgatctcattgacatttgatggtgccttccatcccttgactgcttcgaccttggcggggtctactttgattccttcagtcgacactatgtgatcgagaaacatcacttccttcaaccaaaactcacacttaCTGAATTTGGCAAACAATCTCTCATTACGCAGGGTTTCAAGTACGATGCGCAAGTGCTCTTTGTGttgttcttcagtcttacagtatatgaggatgtcgtcaataaatactaagacaaaactatcgagatattgatggaacactcggttcatcaaatccatgaaaactgctggggcatttgttaatccaaagggcatcactgtgaactcgtaatgtccgtaacgcgttcgaaacgctgtctttgggatgtcttctcttttcatcttgaGTTGATGGTAACCAGACCTTagatcaatcttggaaaacacaccggctcctttCAACTGGTCaaacaggtcgtctatccttggaagaggatatctattctttatcgtgagcttgttcaattctctataatcgatacacatccttagtgaaccatctttcttcttgacgaataagactggtgctccccacggtgatACACTAGGTTGTATGAAACCTAGATCCAGCAGTTCTTGCAGTtgcactttcaattcttgtaactcCGGCGGAGCCATCCTGTATGGTGCCTTGGACACTGGTGCTGCCCCCGATTCTAGATCAATCGTGAATTCTAGTTGTCGGTTCGGTGGCATACCGGGAAATTCTTCGGGAAAAATATCTTTGAATTCTCGCACCACTGGAACCTCTTCGATCGTTTTCTCTACTTCACGTCCTTCTGTCAAACTGACTAGGAAAGCCCTGACATTCTCCCTTCCTCATCAGTTTTGTGGCCTTCATCGCAGAAATCGCTGGTACTCTTCCTCCCATtcttatgccatgaaaacttgcCTTCTCCTTTCCAACGGATTGGAAAGAGATCTTTCTCTCGCTACATAGTATCGTGGCACCGACTCGAGTAAGCCAGTCCATCCCTAGGATTATGTCGAATTCTATCATAGCGATGACATACAAATCTGCCTTAAACGTTTCAGCGCCTATGTTCAGCTCTAAgttcgagataatgtccttagCAGCCAATCTTCCACCACAAGGGGTGCTAACCTCTAAAGTTGTCTCAGCCAATTGTGGAGTCAGCTCTAATCTCTTACAAGCAGCATGTGAAATGAAAGAGTGGgacgctccagtatcaaacaaagctataatcggcacgtcgaaaacattaatcatacctgccaagtttccttggtttcccgctgcttggttttggttaagggcataggccctagcatTTTGGGGCGGCCCCCGATGTCCTCCATGACCCTGGTTCTATTGCTGTTGAGGTGTTCCTCCTCTCTTCCTTGGGCATGCCGGAGCATAGTGCCCAGTTTCTCCGCATGTAAAATAGACGTTCACTCCCCTCAGGCATTCTCCCAGATGGAGTTTCTGACACTTCGGGCAAGGTGTTTTAATAATTGCTTGATGCTGTTGGTTCTGAGgctgattctgattttggtttgcagcccatggtttcttcccatttccatttccatttccatttccagtTCCAGGGTTTCCACCCGTTCTCTcgttccattttctttttcctttaccaccatcttgaggtggtacaaATCCAGACTGTCCATGAGCTTTTCCTTTCTCTcttggtagcaatgactcaatgGTGAGAGCCCTGCTCAGTGTTTGTGCGTAAGTGAGACCTCCCTGACTTGTTAGGGAGATTGATATCTCGTGGCGCAGTCCATTCCTGAATTTCTCGGCGCGtttctcatcagtgtccactaatagtggagcatatcttgatagctgGTTAAAAGCCCTATCATACTCAGTCACTGTTCCAGCCCTTTGCTTCAAATTCCAGAActcgttctgtttcttctgtctatagcaGCCTGGTATGTACTTCTCGTGCAATTCAGTCTTGAAATCTTCCCATGTGAAATTTTCCCATTGTTCCTCAGTCATTGTGCGCCTCAccgattcccaccagaagtcggcttcgtCTACCAGTTGGTAAGTCGCGCAAGTCACTTTGTCTTCGTCATCGCAACGAATGTAGCTGAAGATTCGCTCTACTGCTCTAACCCATTTCTCGGCGTCTGCGGGATCGCCAAGaccatcaaacgttggaggcTTTTCTTTACGAAACTTTTCCTCAGCAGTACGCTCTGGTGCTACTTGAGGGATAGGCTGttcagggatgaatcccctgccGCGTCCGCGACCACGTCCTTGTCCCCTACCGCGTCCTCTTGGTGCATCTTCCATTCTGATTAACGGACGAAATCAACACACATGTGAGACTCATTCTGCatgcatgcatacatatatacatacatagatataccCAAGGTATATCGCTTCTATAGTGTAACCCTGTGAAAGGCTAATTATATTGGAAACTGATCTTAACTTAGTGGAGTACTTAAGTGGATCCTTAATCTTATCTCATTGCTtctacgttataacatatctatgttaaacgtttctatcttaccagtccttacttaaatcgatcaagcggagctatcacgactaacattcccaaGGTATCCTcaggtggtactcaaacagttgcAACAGGACCCTTCATTATGATCGTATAGGTAGtgaacctaaaacgataacTTAAACCTTAATTCATTCATTCCTTCATTCATtcgtttcttttgaaacctttaaaACACGTGGACAATAAATGTCACATTCCTTAAAAATTTTGCttttgccggaaagattcaaggaatctaactcgaccattcgtacattgattcgttaagggctcgggtagtcccaaacacgaaataacatttattgagtcgttatgggttcgggtagtcccaaacacgacactatcgttaagggttcgggtagtccctaaCACGATATTAACTTAGTTATATGAATCAaagactcaaaataacaatatgaaagcgattagtAATTCACATAtcatcattcattgaaagcgcgcacttATTGGAAACCTTCAAAACatttaataactttgaaacttttaaatcgtacctttttcttgcggcagtgtgacggcgagctgaggttcaacaactttcttagaagtGTAGGGGtactaatctagactcaacattagaagcttttggttatcagagacatgaaagaaaacttatgctttgataccattctgtcacaccccaattcttgaaacaataagtataactggggtacgactcatcatttaaaataaacaagggaaaacccttgtgaaatccgaatgaaagggataacaatcgggcttagcccctttggatgataccattctagggtttgtaaatagttgattgaatttatgtgatttatttgttaatacctttgtgccttccagtttatgattcataattcctggtgcttgttttcttgtgaattatctgatcaatagtttgcatgtgtagctattcggtttgagacctagcggagataactgtttagcagattcaagaatgtatgatatgatcttaaccttgagacctagcggagataggtggatcatagggagctattttTAGGAGCtgttgggagttagtagattttcttgagacctaacggagatagagaatttactaatctacgattgttgctgctctagcgagaatgattgattaattaagtgatctctcatcataactggattaaactggtacataggattaatagattaattgcgtagatttagttaatgaatttactaccctaggatcagttgtctttaatatttgatttttctacgtgcttttatttattgctaTTTGAGTTTAGTGTTAATCAAACCTTCTTTATATTCGTTTGcttgtctactgttatagtctgtttaggggaTAGCaaaagttatttcgttgtgtcagtccctgtgaaTACGATACTctattgctgtttatactacgattacaccgtgttagttgcggtattgttaggtcccgggggtctcgaataggtgtatggggggggggggaatacacctatgggctattttcgAAAAATCCtcaaacagagggatctcaggaTAGAGATCGTatacgaaactttacatgcaaacaaagacacctgttaactgaaaatagttttgaccaaacagggttgacgactgatactgaacgctcttcagtaaggagttatcagttaagttactggaacttaactgatgcacttatgggcttcagtcgagtttgctaaaacagagatgataacactcttcctgactatcaaggatagatcagtcagactgatatcatacgcagcggaaattaaacttagtttcgcaatagcctcggtagAGCACGTTGTTGgacttaggtttctctttgccgttaatcagtattcaatttatcaattgaaataacacaattaggaatgtaaaactgaaagcgataaacaaaacagagacttttacgtggttcggaaaaactctttcctatatccacggtcggttgatcagaccaacaatccactccgcaagtgcttaacaggtgcactgcaaatcaaaccgtgtgcttgccgggtgcacacaaccgtaccactgaagaaaacccttcttcagtacccacgcttcactcgcgtcggatttctcttgcttagcacaaccagcactaagactctcagagacagaaaacccttctgacctccgaatcactcaaaacactcaaatctttcttttggaaaggaggtttgaacgagtgccaactatactgcaaagaacaagttttttgtagcaagtttgaccttggcttctgggtaaacagaggtttgcctaaggtctaagagaatatatgtaatcagcagtgactgattttggctttgaaattctcttcttcgattcaagctttgggaaggttaagctttaggctgaatagcaatttcggcagagcttcagcttatgtcgttgaatcggtgaagattgaagttgatcctcgagcgctatttgtaggagaactcttgaatagatccgttggcatagagcgtcctcaagatttcttccgttggagagcaattcgaatttaggctgaggcttcaatcttcgaggttcttgtctagtggaaacggctctcttgatggacaggagatgtgacgtctctgataaagtaaccaccaaataggaatgacctctgcagagataagatcctgagatctctgcatttaatgcggttgtactcttgtgagtacgtggcttcctttgaacgttggaagatcagtccgaggaagaatgatcaactgatacttgtctttagtatcagtctggggcacgcattaagtaatcagttcctaactgattcttcaactgatacttcagttggtatctgcagtcttcagtcttcagtccttcgttcttcagtcttcagtctttagtcttcgacaccgcaaactaaactagaaccgaactctaacacttgagttcaaaataattctagtctattacaattacgacctatgaattttggtatcatcaaaacaaggattaggatattccacaaggttcccaacaatttccccatttttgatgatgccaaaaccatacagcagttctagacaataaaaagactgaactcatagtacaagttctaaaactggggtgaaaacagttcccccttaacaatagaacctaaaaacttatacttagagttaagaacgaaacagttctaaaacagaataggagaagacagaaaaacataatcagagcctggacaaagagtcattgtcttcaggttgagataaaaaagaagttcttttcatttaaaaacggactgataagccatcagtcgaggtacagagcgagacttacattggagtagataaataaaaaacaaaaacaacatgggaaacccatggactccagcagtctgcttggctacgcatttgaacttcttgatctttatcttctgtcttcgtgtcttcatgttcctaagcttgttccactctcacttgtttttcGTTGAGtcgaggtctttactggaacgtcgtccttacaacttctggtgatccttgtTGTCTCATGTTCAGTCAAGAAAGAAGGGACAGGAGCAACCTTagggaaggtttctctctgacttctgactttcccttttttggcaacatcaaaaagagagctgatgatggaagctatgatcggatGGGACTTCAACTCCGATTCTCAAGCACTCGTGGGAGAACTTAAAAATGGAGAAGTGATCCTGAGATGCAGAAGGAAGAGGACGCCAGTGGAGAGGTGGAGAGATaagaagggagacggagaagtgatggagacggagagatggagaagagcaGGGTgtaggaaaggaaagtatgcatagcatgttAGAGATAAACATGAGATGCAGCTATGCATACAATTCGGAGGCCGAATagacagacgagaagagaaGAATTAGATGAGTGCGAGAGGTGGGGAGGAGAAAcgaaggaaatgcatggcgaggctTTGATGAAAGAAGTATATCAAAACGCGCCTCGTCATACATGGAGGAAAGAGAAGGTGAGGATGAAAAATTGAATCAGtgatagtcgtgaggactagcactgtcgatattgcgccggttgacaacgagctcctactcattgttgttgcaccacatggaagcttTACGAAAGGTGCAAAGCTTGCCTGAAAAATCAGGTGAAGTCCGTCtgcttgagacaggtacttcaagccatatggtccgggcatgaggatggaagacactcgcttcgctggatacaagtgagggtaaagcaaactttgacgtcggagagacgttgagatccagtggaagggtccggtgaagaccaagtatgtgagcgtcattctcccactccatgactttgcagtcatagatttctcctttagtcggaacaatttttctctgcaactttggaaagattgaaaggttttctcacagtgaaggctgtggagagttgttagttgatgcagaaaaatagtgaagacatcatggtataaatagacaaaatttgtaccatgtaagaagatgaaaggtttttcgaagactgtgcctaaaatgtttttgaagaaattttcacgtccgccgtcactgcaggggactgaaacttcaaaaaggtgagaggcatcattgcattctgtcatgtcaatgaggttctcaagaaattttatcacagaggcaaaaggttggaaattTTTTTAGAGAAGATTATGACAAGTTCCATCAAAACatattttcccttttaaaacacttgtccttctcggatattccattttccaacaatcagttaaagtttttgaaagaaactgatcagttagagaaagattttgaactaaaactcaaagctcttaactgaaataactgatttaaaAAGGCGTAAGcttaaaaatacttactgatcgaccgatcattgtagtcagtcgataccacttgatcctggttgaatcatcaggatgacttcttcttcagatgagcgttctaacttcattgctttccacgtaaGTGAGTGTTTGAACAGCAAAAGGaagaccaccagtcagcatgactgtttgagaaagtcttcaagcacagcatcactcttcagggttgatgaggccgatctttccacacagatcgttgaacctttcttctggaagagccttggtcagcaggtccgctctctgaacagcagtgggaatctattccacagagatattcttcttttcgacatgatcacggatgaagtgatgtcaaatagcaatatgtttgactctggtgtgatgaaccggattctgggagattgcaatagcattGGAgttgtcgcaatagattgggacttccttttcgtcgatctcatagtccttcaactgatggactaaccacaggatttgtgagcagcaccttccggcagcaacatattcagcttcagttgtggaggtggcgactgaagtctgcttctttgaaaaccatgagatgagcttgtttcctaggaattgacatgttccggaggttgatttgcgatcaagcttgcatccaccgaagtctgagtctgagtatccggtgagctttatgtcgtcgtctgctgggtaccacaatcctaaattgggtgtgcctttaagatattgTAGTatacgctttgctgcatccaaatgagcttcctttggatctgattgatatcttgcacatacctcGACTGCAAATGAGaagtctggtctgctcgcagtcaaatacagcaatgatccaatgatttctctgtacttcgtcgaagagacagattttccttctgaacctggatcaactttccagtttgtgttcattgggatcttgactgatttcatgtgctgaatatcgaacttggctatcagttccttggcatacttggactgactgatcagtattccttcgttggtctgcttgacttgcaatccgagaaagaaattcatttctcccatcatggacatctggaacttgttggtcatgatgtcagcaaacttttttgcacatgcgttcggatttggatccgaaaattatgtcatcgacataaatctgaacaagtaaaagatcttctccttctttgagagtgaaaaaagttctgtccacagatcctttcttgaaaccttgttcaacaagatactccgagagagtatcataccacgctcttggagcttgcttcaatccatagagcgctttgttcagcttgtacaccttttttggaccagcaacctcaaatcctggaggttgttccacatagacttcatctgtgagcactccattgagaaatgcgcacttgacatccatttggtgtaccttgaaacctttgtgagctgcgaaggctaagaagagtctgactgcttccaatctagcaactggagcgaacgtctcgtcgtagtcgatttcttcttcttgactgtatccttttgctacaagccttgctttgtttctcacaacgtttccttcttcgtctttcttgtttttgaaaatctatttcaa includes these proteins:
- the LOC131019424 gene encoding uncharacterized protein LOC131019424, translated to MPLTATLPATLLSVAASNLRPQRSNFSHAFAGNLILNPLPLQLYKSQVSFYYFIHFLLLVSTHPTKFKVQSNQADSDISSISDSRNSQVIKALNVRRISTAIPIQR